The Pyxicephalus adspersus chromosome 1, UCB_Pads_2.0, whole genome shotgun sequence sequence GACTGAATTATATACTTAGAAAGACCTATTTATTAAAGGCTAATAAACAACAATGAGCATATGAAAACTGCAATAACCTACTTTCCTAATTTCTATGAATTAGACTGTATGAACTTCTATGTAAACTGGGAAATATACCTGTAATATTGTTTATAATCAAGTAGTTGCATCCTCTTTAtagcaagtagaaaaaaaacaataaatatttaaccgGATATGACAAAAAAGATACCATGtagatttaattaatttatttctttaatgCTAGGATATTCTGCATTgctttgagaaaaatacagacaatatTTTATCACCTGTCAGCCTGTTTTTAATGGGGCTTACAATATAAAGACCTACCTACCTTATGATCATTGAGGCTTTGTTGAATTGTATCAGCCCATGTATGACCAGCTTTTTACATATTACCCAAAtgtaaaacaatacttttataaaaCTTAGTTAATTTACCTATTCATAATAAAGCATAAGATAAATAAAACTAAGGATAAAACCTGAGCAAATGAATGTAACAAATGAGGAAGTTGCAGTGTCAGaactacatttaaataaaatgaaaaagaatctAGGTATCATTTGTACTCGGCTGGTCTGGAGCTGCATGTCAAACATTTTACCTGGAGTTCCTCCTAaagaataataatactttatgGTATGTGACTAGGCCGTCCTGCACCTACAGCCTCAAAGCTCTGTATCTGGAGTGTTAGACTTAAGGCACTGCTAACTTTTTGGCACTATTGTGCTGCTTACTGTTCTCATTTCTAATGCTCTGACACAAGGAAGCAAAAATCTGTGCCTCTGCAAAAATGGCCTTCTACACAAAGAGACATGTGCAAGGCATGATAACTTAAGGTTAGCTAGGGGGAGGACCACAGTCAATACCGGCAACTTAGTCCTTTGCCCAGTTGCCTGGGTACAGCTTCCAGCGCTCagttactctttaaaaaaaaaggcaataacaatctaatatacagaaaaagtattttgtaaaatttaaatattactatAAAGTCTTTCAATCTTCCCAGATTCCATCTACAGTAGGTGTATATGGGTGGCAGGAGGCCAGGATTGGACCTAGACCTGCTCTCCCATCTGCTCCTTAGATGCTATTGAACCCGACATGCACCATCTTCTTAAGTGTGCTTGAACTTGTCAGTTCTGGCGAAACAATGGAATGAAAAGGCTTAATGCAAAAAAAGTCTTCCAATCGTAAAATGTCAGGTCCAAGTGCACATCTTCACGGAACAATGATAGAAAAAGGTGCAAGGGTTGTTCAGGTCTCTGCTTGGGTTTTACATAAAGTGGCCTTCAGTTGCCCATATACATCTACCCCtagacttaaaaataaaaagtgtctaAAAAATTTCTTCTAGAGGTCATGCTTGACTTGGCGTATCTTCTTGTACAAAGGTGCAGATGAAGTTGATGAATTCCTGTGTCCGTTCTGCATGTACCCAGTGTCCAGCACCTTCGATATACTCAATGTTCGCAAATGGGAAGAGTCTTTCTATGTCAGGATAATTTTCAGagctgttaaaagtaaaaaaaaatgtttttattcacagACTGAGAAAGTAAACCAAAGCACTTAAATGAAACTTGGAGAAGTGATGATAATGTACTAGATAAGATATCTTGCAATTAAATGGCATGGAGTATGCAGTACAAAATGCATTCTGTATTGTTGTTATGGGTACCATATTTATACTTTACTtatcaacttaaaaaaataaaactgtttatacGTATCTCTACTTTATCAGGAggatcagaaaaacaaaaaaacaaagcaccaGCCTTCTGATGTCTGTTATCATAATGGTCTCCTTAATTATTTCTACTGAGGGAATCCACTAAAGCATGCAGATAATTGAAAGAGATTACACTGGCTCTATAATCAGCATTCAAACAGATTGACTGTGATCAAcaactgtttcattttttttttttttttttaatagtttttttattagtttagttagaGATATAATCTAACATAAGAAGAATCACTATAAACATCACCACTGCAGAAAAGCATTTACTTCAATGATGATTAAAGATCCTAATTGTATTTCATGGGCATTTTTACAGCAGGCACAGAAGAAGCtgttgtggttaaaaaaaaaagagtgccaacaGTTTTGTAAAAGCAATCAGCCACTTACCTGATGTAAGGAGAGTTTGCCCCTCCCAGGAACAGTGTGGGCCCAGAATAAGGATCCTGGAATTCTGGGAAGTCAAACAGATCTTGCAGATGGTTTGAAATGGCCTCCAGATTCACTCTCCACTTAAAATTATCATTCTCTTGTACCAAGTTTGTTAGGAGAAACTGACGGACTGCTGCATCCTGCATTTAATGCAGTACAAATTAGAAAAGAGTATAGGCTACAacaattctatacattttttggtGATTTATCAAAAACATACAAGAGATATGCTCACTAGTCATGGTGATAAAGCATTTATGGGTAATTGTTGAACCTACACATAACGGGTGAGCTCTTTATATACTGTTTACAGAATTAAATGTGTAATAGATATACCTGTAGTTGCAAAAGTCATCTAATTAAAGTAAACAATGTTATAAATTAGGTTTATGGTTCAGATACCATATTTCTGTGTATAACTTGTTATTATTCTGTACATGTGAACAGTCCTATTTACACAAAACATATGCAGGTTGTGCTTCTTGTTTAGCAGTACAATAATAGTTTTGTACACTTCCTGCTCAcatcaattagtttttttttttttagataatttataAATGTGCTCAGTTTGTAATCAAACTGTATGTTCTTAAAGGCTATTTAGTGAGACTTATGACTATACTGCTTCATGCATATAgtgtagtatttgttttttatctagacaaaacaaaatgtgtaaagaaatttgATTAGGCAATGTGTTTTTTGTCAACTGGTTAACAATGCATAGAAATCCTATCAGTTTCTGAAGTTTACAAAAACAGGAAGTTAAGGGAAATATCCCTAATGAGACAAaagatagaaaacaaataaacctAACAGATGCTTGAACcctaaccaaagaaaaaaaaagtttctctatTTGATAATAGACTTTAAGCCTCGGATAGACTTAACAGGTTCAAAACCTGAACTACTTTCTTGTGCCTGATGTTCCTATTAAAGTGGAACctaaataacagtaaaaaattacacttacctttactacCACAGATCCCTCCGGAGTTGTCTTCGATACAGTCCCGCGTCGTCCaggtttctttctttttctcttccttccaaTCCTGAAGCCTACAGGGatacgtgacgtatgtatcccaggaggctctgtgctccgaGTTAGTCTTTACCGCTGCAacttattcaagaaaaaaaaaaatatatattttcactttatataaaagggttatcaaaccttctatataaagtaaacattgaggtgataagtctgctttaatgaGCCGCCACATCTCTGACTCTTTCCCTTCCTCCCTAGAACATCTCTTTTGGGACAACACCACTCATTTTTTCAATACATACGGCTATTTCCATCACCAGAAGCCCATCTGTGTAAGGCCTTAAGATGTACAGAGTATtaattttatacagtatgtaacaCCAGAGTCATTATTCTATGAGCAGATTTAGAGAGAAAATAGAGAGACAGCCACGTACCGGTACTATGCTACTCAGCTGCTTTTCTGCCAGTCTTCGGGCTGTTGACCTTGGCATTTTCCCTTCCAAGTGTATATCCTTCATAGCTTTAATATATTGTGGGAAACCGGACTGGGG is a genomic window containing:
- the ABHD11 gene encoding sn-1-specific diacylglycerol lipase ABHD11 isoform X2, with product MVTFVCVRHRVVTLSYDLYEGQSAAPPLVLLHGLFGSKSNFQSISKALVRKTGRKVLALDARNHGSSPHSDIITYHAMSADVRQILQQLDIPSCVLIGHSMGGKTAMTLALQEPQLVERLVSVDISPSPTSPQSGFPQYIKAMKDIHLEGKMPRSTARRLAEKQLSSIVPDAAVRQFLLTNLVQENDNFKWRVNLEAISNHLQDLFDFPEFQDPYSGPTLFLGGANSPYISSENYPDIERLFPFANIEYIEGAGHWVHAERTQEFINFICTFVQEDTPSQA